In Aurantimicrobium minutum, the DNA window CTCGATGATTTTCGCGCAATCAGCCATCGTTTTGGGTGCAGTAGCGGTGTGTGATGCCATGGTTCCTCATCTTTGAGTTACATATCCCTCAATCGGATATACAATATATACAGTAACCGAGGGTTACTTCTCCGGCAACTATTGCCGGGCATTTCTCACTGTGGAGGTCTCGTGAAATCTGTCGTATTGGTGGAAGCAAAAAAGCCACTAGTTATCGAAGAACGAGAGATTCCCACTGCTGAGGCAGGTGAAGAAATCATCAAGGTCATCGCTTGCGGAGTATGCCACTCAGACATCCATGTTGCTGACGGCCATTTTGGTGGACCACTTCCCCTCGTGCTCGGACATGAGGTCGTTGGTGAACACCCAGAGCTTGGTCGAGTGTTGGTGTATGCACCGTGGGGATGCCGTAAGCCTGACTGTCGTCAGTGCAACGCAGGCCTTGAAATGATTTGCGCCAACAGCCATGAAGCTGGGGTGGTTGACGATGGCGGTTATTCCGAATACATGCGAGTGCCCAGCCGTGACTACTTGATTCCCATTGGTGATCTTGACCCTGCAACAACTGCGCCGCTGGCATGTGGTGGTCTCACTGCTTTTCGTGCCGTCAAGCGCACGCTGCCTCACCTTAATGTTCCCAACGCAAAGGCACTCATCATCGGTGCGGGTGGATTGGGTCAGTTTGCTGTTCAGTTCATGAAAAAGTTAGCCAACGTTGAACTCACCGTCCTCGACATGGCAGATGACAAGCTTGCTGCTGCAACAGAACTTGGCGCAGATCATGCCGTAAAGGAATTGCCGGCCGGAGTGAAATACGATGCCATCATCGACTTTGTTGGAGCCAAGCCAACATTGGAGGCCGCCGCTGGCGCTGTCAACCGCCAGGGCATTTTGGTTGTTGTTGGCCTTGCTGGAGGTCGCCTGGAATTTGGTGTCGGAGTAATTCCCAGTGAAGCCGTATTGACTACGAGCATCTGGGGCAGCCTGGATGAGCTGAAGGAACTCCTCGAGTTTGTTCGCACTCAAGGAGTTAATCACCTTGTAGAAACAATGCCGCTTGATGAGGCCCAAGAAGCGTTGGATCGTCTGCGCCGTGGAGAAATTCGCGGCCGCGTCGTCCTGACCGTCGCTTAACTACTCTTTTCAGAAGAAGGACAGAACGTGAACTTTCCAACCAAAACTGTTCAGGAATGGGCTGATTACGCCAACTCCATTAAGTGGCCAGAAGCAATGATCATCGATGGAAAAGCGCAAGCTGGACAGGATGATTCTTATGTGCCGTTGGTGACTCCTCGCGACGGTTCCGTAGTTACTCAGGTGCCCTACGCCACATCGCACGAACTTGAACAGGCAGTCAGTGCAGCTCGGCGGGCATTCGACGAAGGGCCTTGGCCGCGGATGGCTCCTAAGCAACGAAAAGAACTCATGCTGGCATGGGTCGCTTTGATGGAAGAACACCGAACCGAGCTTGCAACCATGCTCAGCGTAGAGATGGGCAAGCCCATCGCAGATGCGTGGGGTATAGAACTTCGAGCATTGATCAATACCTATCGTTGGTATGCCGAGATGGCAGATAAAGAACTGGATGAAATCTCTCCCGTCGGTGATGACGATCTGGCATTGATTACTCGGGAACCAGTTGGTGTTGTCGCAGTAGTGACACCATGGAACTTCCCGTTAACTCTCTCCGCATGGAAGATCGCACCCGCCTTGGCTGTCGGTTGCACCGTGGTTCACAAGCCTGCAGATCTCACCCCGTTAACGGCAGTTCGTATTGCCGAACTCGCACTGGAGGCAGGAATACCTGCAGGTGTCCTTAACGTTCTTCCAGGGCGTGGATCCGTCATCGGTAAAGGCCTCGGACTGCATCGCGCAATCGATTCGCTGGCTTTTACCGGATCAACCGAGGTCGGCCGCGCTTATATGGAATATGCAGCGCAATCGAACCTTAAGCGTGTGTGGCTTGAACTTGGAGGCAAGTCCCCGAACATCATCCTTCCGGATGCGCCAGACTTACAGACTGCTATCGACACAGCTGCCTGGGGTATCTTCTTCAACACAGGCCAGATGTGTACGGCACCTTCTCGGTTGATTGTGCACCAGGACGTCGCTGACGAAGTTATTTCCGGCGTTATCAAAGCAGCCGAAAACTACAAGCCAGGAGATCCTTTCAATCCTGCGACCAAGATGGGACCGCTGGCCTCTTCATCACGCCGTGCTGAAGTGCAGGCACACGTGGACCGCGGTCTTGAAGATGGTTCAACTCTGGCACTCGGTGGTCACTCAGTAGAGCTCAGCACCCCACTTGCCGGTGGCGCCTATTACGAACCCACTGTCTTTATCAACGTGAACCCTGACTCTGCTCTAGCGCAAGAAGAGATATTTGGGCCAGTGCTTTCTGTGACCACGGTTAAGGACGACGAGGAAGCAATTCGTGTGGCCAATAACTCTGACTACGGGCTTGCTGCTGGTCTCTGGACAGCTAACGTCTCTAAGGTGCACCGTTTGGCTCGTCAGATTCGTGCTGGAACTGTCTGGGTGAATTGCTACGAAGAAGGAGACTTGACAGTCCCATTTGGCGGTTTCAAACTCAGCGGCAATGGGCGCGACAAATCACGTCATGCTTTAGATAAGTACACCGAGTTGAAGACCACCTATATCAAGCTCTAATCCACCTTCACCGCAGCCCCCTGAATTCTCAAGGGGCTGCGTTAACTCTCAACTAACCCAGTGGGAGCTGGATAACAAAGGGCGCCCACCTTGTGCAGGTGAGCGCCCCAGTTCTATTTGACTTAGGACATCATGTCCTGAGTCAACGTTGCGTTCTCCTTCTTGTTGACGACGCCCACAATGAGGCCGATCACGAAGAAGATAGCGGGGAGGGTTACCAGGAACCATCCCAGCGGGCTCAGCGCAAATGCGCTTTCGGGCAGTGTTGGGTCAACGCCTTCAGCTGCGGTACCTGCGAGCAGGTTGAAGCGAGCGACGATGAGGTACATTGCCAGCGCCATACCGATTGCAGCCAGCGCTGGAGCAATCTTGCCCTGCCAGACATTGGCGCCTTCGTTCTTGGCGAAGTACGCAATCACAGCAATGCTGACCAAGATTTCAACAAGTGTGATGGCAAGCACTGCAACAGCGCTGAGCCAGTAGAACAGGTTGAGGATGGGGTCAAGTGCAAAGACTGCGAAGAGTCCAACAACGATAAATCCGGCGATGGACATGGTCCATACGCCACCGGAAGGAGCGCCACGACGGTTGGTGGTTGCCAACTTTGCAGGAAGTGTTCCACCACGGCTCATTGCGAAGAAGTAGCGAGCACCCGCGTTCTGGAATGCGAGCAGACCAGCAAACAGGCTTGTGATGATTAGCACCTGCATAAGGGTTGCCATCCAAGGTCCGACATATTCGGCAGCAAGAGAGAAGAGAACGGCGGCAGGATCTGCAAGTCCGTCAGAACGCTCGAGAATCTGATCGATAACAGAGGACGATCCCATACCGGTCATCATGGCGAAGCTCACAATGGCGAACAGACCAGCGATAATTCCCACAGCCCAGTAGGTTGCGCGGCGGACGGTCTTCTTGGGGTCCTTTGCTTCTTCACCATAGATGGCGGTTGATTCGAACCCGATGAAGGAAGCGAAAGCGAATGCAAGTGCGATACCTGCTGTTCCCGCGAAACCGCCAGCAAAAACGTTGGTGGGTGCGAAGCTTGCTTCGAAGTTCCAGCCTTCTGGACCACCGTTTGCCAGGATGGCAATACCGGTAATCAGCATGGAGAGCACTTCAAGGCTGGTGAGAACACCGAGGAACTTAGCACCGACGTCAACGCTGAACAGCGAGAGCAGAGTTACGAAAACCCAACCCACAACGAACCAGACGAACCAGGGCAAATCAACGCCCATACCTGCAAAGGTGAAGCTCATCATTGCAGCAAAGAATCCGTAGATGCAGAACTGGACTGCCATGTAAGCAAGGACGGAAACGAAGGATGCAGCCACACCCATGTTGAGGCCAAGACCCTTACCAACATAAGCGAAGAACGCACCTGCGTTAGTTACCTTGTGGCTCATCGCGGTGAAACCAACGCTGAAGAGCAGCAGGATGATTCCTACGAATACGTAGGCTCCTGGAACAGCAGCGCCATTACCGAGAACTGCGGCAACTGGTACAACACCAGTCATACCCGCCATCGGCGCTGAAGCAGCTACGACGAAGAAGACGATTCCGGCTACTCCGAGGCGGC includes these proteins:
- a CDS encoding alcohol dehydrogenase catalytic domain-containing protein → MKSVVLVEAKKPLVIEEREIPTAEAGEEIIKVIACGVCHSDIHVADGHFGGPLPLVLGHEVVGEHPELGRVLVYAPWGCRKPDCRQCNAGLEMICANSHEAGVVDDGGYSEYMRVPSRDYLIPIGDLDPATTAPLACGGLTAFRAVKRTLPHLNVPNAKALIIGAGGLGQFAVQFMKKLANVELTVLDMADDKLAAATELGADHAVKELPAGVKYDAIIDFVGAKPTLEAAAGAVNRQGILVVVGLAGGRLEFGVGVIPSEAVLTTSIWGSLDELKELLEFVRTQGVNHLVETMPLDEAQEALDRLRRGEIRGRVVLTVA
- a CDS encoding aldehyde dehydrogenase, whose protein sequence is MNFPTKTVQEWADYANSIKWPEAMIIDGKAQAGQDDSYVPLVTPRDGSVVTQVPYATSHELEQAVSAARRAFDEGPWPRMAPKQRKELMLAWVALMEEHRTELATMLSVEMGKPIADAWGIELRALINTYRWYAEMADKELDEISPVGDDDLALITREPVGVVAVVTPWNFPLTLSAWKIAPALAVGCTVVHKPADLTPLTAVRIAELALEAGIPAGVLNVLPGRGSVIGKGLGLHRAIDSLAFTGSTEVGRAYMEYAAQSNLKRVWLELGGKSPNIILPDAPDLQTAIDTAAWGIFFNTGQMCTAPSRLIVHQDVADEVISGVIKAAENYKPGDPFNPATKMGPLASSSRRAEVQAHVDRGLEDGSTLALGGHSVELSTPLAGGAYYEPTVFINVNPDSALAQEEIFGPVLSVTTVKDDEEAIRVANNSDYGLAAGLWTANVSKVHRLARQIRAGTVWVNCYEEGDLTVPFGGFKLSGNGRDKSRHALDKYTELKTTYIKL
- a CDS encoding APC family permease → MSSTLEAKGAGLSKGRLGVAGIVFFVVAASAPMAGMTGVVPVAAVLGNGAAVPGAYVFVGIILLLFSVGFTAMSHKVTNAGAFFAYVGKGLGLNMGVAASFVSVLAYMAVQFCIYGFFAAMMSFTFAGMGVDLPWFVWFVVGWVFVTLLSLFSVDVGAKFLGVLTSLEVLSMLITGIAILANGGPEGWNFEASFAPTNVFAGGFAGTAGIALAFAFASFIGFESTAIYGEEAKDPKKTVRRATYWAVGIIAGLFAIVSFAMMTGMGSSSVIDQILERSDGLADPAAVLFSLAAEYVGPWMATLMQVLIITSLFAGLLAFQNAGARYFFAMSRGGTLPAKLATTNRRGAPSGGVWTMSIAGFIVVGLFAVFALDPILNLFYWLSAVAVLAITLVEILVSIAVIAYFAKNEGANVWQGKIAPALAAIGMALAMYLIVARFNLLAGTAAEGVDPTLPESAFALSPLGWFLVTLPAIFFVIGLIVGVVNKKENATLTQDMMS